A stretch of Lathyrus oleraceus cultivar Zhongwan6 chromosome 6, CAAS_Psat_ZW6_1.0, whole genome shotgun sequence DNA encodes these proteins:
- the LOC127094758 gene encoding uncharacterized protein LOC127094758 — MDIGRRNTRKYNFICPDLMELRKLAYFVDDPKGFRDRFGRLLYVLFADVEDGLLCTLVQFYDPVYRCFTFLDYQLLPSMEKYTYLLGIPVSDRVPFSMVEGILESQIIVEAIHMRKSYINANLTVKGGIRGLTSKFLFEKAFSFANAGSMVVFENIISLLICGLVLFPNIDNFVDVNAMRIFLIRNSVPTLLGDTYFSIHHRNSKEGGTIVCCVSLLYKWFILHFP; from the coding sequence ATGGATATTGGAAGGAGGAATACTCGGAAATACAATTTCATATGTCCCGATCTCATggaattaaggaagctagcatatttcGTGGATGATCCCAAGGGTTTCAGAGACCGTTTTGGAAGACTTTTATATGTGCTATTTGCTGATGTTGAGGATGGTCTTCTTTGTactttggttcagttctatgatcctgtttatcggtgcttcactttccTTGATTATCAGCTATTGCCTTCCATGGAGAAGTATACTTATCTTTTGGGTATACCAGTTTCtgatagagttccttttagtATGGTGGAAGGAATTCTTGAATCTCAGATTATTGTCGAAGCCATTCATATGAGAAAGTCTTACATAAATGCCAATCTCACTGTCAAAGGAGGTATCAGAGGGTTGACTTCGAAGTTTCTCTTTGAAAAAGCCTTTTCTTTTGCTAATGCTGGTAGCATGGTGGTATTTGAGAATATTATTTCTTTACTCATCTGTGGTTTGGTCTTGTTTCCTAACATTGAcaactttgttgatgttaatgctatgaggatcttcttgattaggaattCGGTTCCAACCCTACTCGGTGATacttatttctccattcatcataggaATTCTAAAGAGGGTGgaactattgtatgttgtgtATCTTTACtctacaagtggtttattttgcactttccATAA